Genomic window (Spirosoma sp. KCTC 42546):
CTGCTCGTAGTGATACCCAAAACTGGAACTACGAAACACTCGACATTGCGCCTTTTCTGCAAGCGGGTCGTAATGTATTGGCCGCGCAGGTGTGGTACATGGGCGAGAGCGCACCGTTTGCCCAAATGAGCTACCAGCTTGGCTTTTTGTTGCAGGGAGATGGCGAAACCGAAAAAGTGGTTAATACCGATGCCAGTTGGAAGGTTTACCAGAATCTGGCGTATTCGCCCATTAAAAACGACATTCCTAAGCTGAGAACCTACATTGTTATGGGCGATGGCGATCATGTCGATGCATCAAAATACCCCTGGGGCTGGGAGCAGCCTGCGTTTGACGATAAAGCCTGGGTAGCTGCCAAGCCGTTTGGCTTCCCGACTAAACCGCGTGGTCTGGGTACCGATGGAAACTGGGCCCTTGTGCCTCGTACCATCCCGATGATGGAGGAAAACGTTGTCCGTCTGGCAGCTGTCCGGCGGAGTGAGAATGGCAAAATGGATGGGGCTTTTTTGCAAGGCAAATCACCCGTGACGGTTCCGGCTAATACGAAAGCCACGTTTATGCTCGACCAGAGCTACCTCACAAATGCCTATCCTGAACTGACGGTAAGCAAAGGGAAGGGAGCCGTTGTGACGTTATCCTATGCCGAAGCCTTGGTTGATGCGCAGGGTAAAAAGGGAAACCGGAATGAGGTGGAAGGCCGGACACTGCGAGGTTTCGACGATCAGTTTGTGGCCGACGGCTCCGAGAAGCGCACCTTCCGACCACTCTGGTTTCGCACGTATCGCTACTTGCAGCTGACGGTTGAAACGAAAGAGGAGCCATTGATTTTAGACGACCTTATTGGAAAATTTACCGCTTATCCGTTCGAGGAGAAAGCGAAGTTCACGGCCAGCACCTCCATGCCGGGCGATACCACACTGAAAGCACTCTGGAATGTTGGCTGGCGAACGGCCCGGCTTTGTGCGGGCGAAACCTATTATGATTGCCCGTATTATGAGCAATTGCAATACACAGGCGATACCCGGATTCAATCCATGATTTCGCTCTACGTAACGGGCGATGATCGGTTGATGCGGAAAGCCATCACTGATTATGAGCACAGCCGATTCAACGATGGCCTGACGCAAAGTCGGTACCCATCAGCTGATTTTCAGGTTATTCCGACTTTTTCATTGTTCTGGGTGTGTATGGTTCATGACTACTGGATGCATCGGGAGGATGATGCATTTGTGAAGTCGATGCTGCCCGGTATTTTGGGTGTATTGAACTGGCATGAGCAGCGTATGGCCAAAACAGGGCTCAATGGACCGCTGGAATGGTGGAACTTTGTGGACTGGTCGGCCTGGAAAAATGCGAAAGATGAAATTTCGGGCGGTGTTCCAAACGGTGCCCGTAAAGGTGGGTCTAGTATTCTATCCCTGCAACAGGCCTATACCTATACTCGGGCCGCCGATTTGCTGGCTCATTATGGAAAGAACGAACTAGCCGAGCATTACCG
Coding sequences:
- a CDS encoding family 78 glycoside hydrolase catalytic domain, which produces MKRFILFVALFLLIKSAGFAQTVTPDWTNQYWPSRWIVHPTAPTRQYGIYHFRKAIDLAQKPARFVVHVSADNRYRLFVNGKSVALGPARSDTQNWNYETLDIAPFLQAGRNVLAAQVWYMGESAPFAQMSYQLGFLLQGDGETEKVVNTDASWKVYQNLAYSPIKNDIPKLRTYIVMGDGDHVDASKYPWGWEQPAFDDKAWVAAKPFGFPTKPRGLGTDGNWALVPRTIPMMEENVVRLAAVRRSENGKMDGAFLQGKSPVTVPANTKATFMLDQSYLTNAYPELTVSKGKGAVVTLSYAEALVDAQGKKGNRNEVEGRTLRGFDDQFVADGSEKRTFRPLWFRTYRYLQLTVETKEEPLILDDLIGKFTAYPFEEKAKFTASTSMPGDTTLKALWNVGWRTARLCAGETYYDCPYYEQLQYTGDTRIQSMISLYVTGDDRLMRKAITDYEHSRFNDGLTQSRYPSADFQVIPTFSLFWVCMVHDYWMHREDDAFVKSMLPGILGVLNWHEQRMAKTGLNGPLEWWNFVDWSAWKNAKDEISGGVPNGARKGGSSILSLQQAYTYTRAADLLAHYGKNELAEHYRELARRLNKAVYEQCWDASRNLFADTPDKNSFSQHANILAVLTNAVPVAQQAALLQKTIADTSLTQATFYFKFYLFEALKKTGLGDQFIVQLKPWRDMLAMGLTTFAENPEPTRSDCHAWSASPLYEFLSTTCGIRTAEPGFKSVRIEPFLGDLTSVEGKMPHPAGEIAVQFQKTPAGGLTGTVSLPTNVAGTLRWKGKTMPLKSGSQTISL